From the genome of Ziziphus jujuba cultivar Dongzao chromosome 6, ASM3175591v1, one region includes:
- the LOC107431283 gene encoding regulatory-associated protein of TOR 1 isoform X2 yields MALGDLMASRFSQSSVAVVPNHLEDYASSHDDGDLSLQRRDSETASSSYGNATTPATTSMAYLPQTIVLCELRHEAFEACLPTGPSDSGLVSKWRPKDRMKTGYVALVLCLNISVDPPDVIKISPCARMECWIDPFSMTPQKALETIGKNLSHQYERWQPRARYKVQPDPTVDEVKKLCSMCRKYAKAERVLFHYNGHGVPKPTANGEIWVFNKSYTQYIPLPIGELDSWLRTPSIYVFDCSAAGMIVDAFEKLYKWDASSSSGSTRDCILLAACGAHETLPQSAEFPADVFTSCLTTPIKMALRWFCTRSLLREALDYSLIDKIPGRQTDRKTLLGELNWIFTAVTDTIAWNVLPHDLFQRLFRQDLLVASLFRNFLLAERIMRSANCSPISHPMLPPTHQHHMWDAWDMAAEMCLSQLPSLVEDPNAEFQPSPFFTEQLTAFEVWLDHGSEHKKPPEQLPIVLQVLLSQCHRFRALVLLGRFLDMGPWAVDLALSVGIFPYVLKLLQTTTPELRQILVFIWTKILALDKSCQVDLVKDGGHTYFIRFLDSMEAYPEQRAMAAFVLAVIVDGHRRGQEACIESRLIQVCLKHLQGSTPNDAQSEPLFLQWLCLCLGKMWEDFPEAQMIGLQEDAPAIYAPLLSGPQPEVRASAVFALGTLLDVGSDSCRDGVGDEEFDDDEKIRAQISIVKSLLSVVSDGSPLVRAEVAVALGRFAFGHNKYLKSIAAAYWKPQSNPLLNSLPSLAHIKGPSSVVSSQIGPILRVGNDSSSLVRDGRVSTSSPLATSGIMHGSPLSDDSSQHSDSGILNDGMSNGVVNHSTPKPLDNAMYSQCVLAMCTLAKDPSPRIASLGRRVLAIIGIEQVLAKPVKTTGSSLRPGEPATATPFAGLARSSSWFDMNGGHMPLTFRTPPVSPPRPSYLTGMRRVCSLEFRPNLMSSPDSGLADPLIGSAGSTSASERSFLPQSTIYNWSCGHFSKPLLTVGDDSEEILARREERERFALEHIAKCQHSSVSKFSNQIASWDTKFETGTKTILLQPFSPIVIAADENERIRVWNYEEASPLNSFDNHDFPDKGISKLCLVNELDDSLLLAASSDGSIRIWKDYTSRGTQKLVTAFSSIQGHKPGVRSLNAVVDWQQQSGYLYASGEVSSIMLWDLDKEQLVNTIPTSSDCSISAMSASQVHGGQLAAGFVDGSVRLYDVRTPEMLVCTTQPHIHKVERVVGIGFQPGLDPAKIVSASQAGDIQFLDIRSSRDAYLTIEAHRGSLTALAVHRHAPIIASGSAKQLIKVFSLEGDQLGTIRYYPTFMAQKIGSVSSLTFHPYEVLLAAGAADAYVSIYADDNSQAR; encoded by the exons ATGAAGACAGGATATGTTGCTCTAGTTTTATGTTTAAACATTAGTGTTGACCCACCAGATGTAATTAAGATATCACCTTGTGCCAGAATGGAGTGCTGGATAG ATCCTTTCTCTATGACACCTCAAAAAGCTCTTGAAACAATTGGGAAAAACTTGAGTCACCAGTATGAGAGGTGGCAACCAAGG GCTCGATATAAGGTTCAACCTGACCCTACTGTGGATGAAGTGAAGAAACTTTGTAGTATGTGCCGCAAATATGCCAAGGCTGAGAGAGTCTTGTTTCATTATAATGGACATGGTGTCCCTAAGCCAACTGCTAATGGTGAAATTTGGGTCTTCAATAAG AGTTATACACAGTACATCCCCTTGCCAATTGGTGAGCTTGATTCCTGGTTGAGAACTCCCTCGATATATGTTTTTGATTGTTCTGCTGCTGGCATGATTGTCGATGCCTTTGAAAAG ctTTATAAATGGGATGCTTCTAGCTCCTCTGGATCAACAAGGGATTGCATTTTACTTGCGGCTTGTGGAGCACATGAAACTCTTCCTCAAAGTGCTGAATTTCCTGCTGATGTGTTTACTTCTTGCCTCACAACACCTATCAAGATGGCACTGAGATG GTTCTGCACACGTTCGTTACTACGTGAAGCTCTGGATTATTCACTTATAGATAAAATCCCTGGCCGCCAAACTGACAGGAAAACACTTTTGGGAGAATTAAATTGGATTTTTACGGCGGTGACTGATACAATTGCCTGGAACGTTCTGCCTCATG ATCTTTTCCAGAGACTGTTCAGACAAGATTTATTAGTGGCCAGTCTTTTTCGAAATTTTTTACTTGCTGAGCGAATTATGCGTTCTGCAAATTGTTCTCCAATCTCTCATCCAATGTTGCCGCCTACGCATCAGCATCACATGTG GGATGCTTGGGACATGGCTGCTGAGATGTGCCTTTCTCAGCTTCCATCACTTGTCGAGGATCCCAATGCGGAGTTCCAG CCAAGTCCATTCTTCACTGAGCAATTGACAGCTTTTGAGGTTTGGCTTGATCATGGATCTGAGCATAAGAAACCACCAGAGCAGTTGCCTATTGTTCTTCAG GTCTTACTTAGTCAGTGCCATCGTTTTCGAGCACTGGTCCTTCTTGGAAGATTCCTTGACATGGGACCCTGGGCTGTAGATCTG GCCTTATCTGTTGGTATATTTCCATATGTTCTGAAGCTGTTGCAAACTACAACACCAGAACTACGTCAGATTCTTGTTTTCATTTGGACGAAAATTCTTGCACTTGACAAG TCATGTCAGGTTGATCTAGTGAAGGATGGCGGTCATACGTATTTTATCAGATTTCTTGATAGCATGGAGGCATATCCAGAACAGCGTGCAATGGCTGCGTTTGTCTTGGCTGTCATTGTGGATGGGCATAGACGTGGGCAGGAAGCCTGTATTGAATCACGTTTGATCCAGGTTTGCTTAAAACACCTTCAAGGTTCAACTCCAAATGATGCGCAATCGGAACCCCTATTTCTTCAGTGGCTTTGCTTGTGTCTGGGAAAGATGTGGGAGGATTTTCCTGAGGCACAAATGATTGGTTTGCAGGAAGATGCTCCTGCTATATATGCTCCACTACTGTCTGGGCCCCAACCAGAG gTTAGGGCTTCTGCTGTGTTTGCACTGGGTACCCTGCTTGATGTGGGGTCTGACTCTTGTCGAGATGGtgttggagatgaagaatttgatgatgatgaaaagaTTAGGGCTCAAATTAGTATTGTTAAAAGCCTATTAAGTGTTGTTTCAGACGGAAGTCCATTGGTCAGGGCGGAGGTTGCTGTTG CCCTGGGACGTTTTGCTTTTGGCCACAACAAGTACCTCAAGTCCATTGCGGCTGCCTATTGGAAACCTCAGTCGAATCCACTTCTGAATTCCTTACCTTCTCTGGCTCATATAAAAGGTCCAAGTAGTGTTGTTTCATCTCAGATTGGTCCAATTTTGAGAGTTGGAAATGACAGCTCATCACTAGTTCGAGATGGAAGGGTCTCCACAAGCAGCCCTCTGGCTACCTCTGGAATTATGCATGGGTCTCCATTGTCTGATGATTCATCACAACATTCTGATTCTGGAATATTGAATGATGGCATGAGCAATGGAGTTGTTAACCATTCAACACCAAAACCTCTGGACAATGCAATGTATTCACAATGTGTGTTGGCTATGTGTACTTTGGCCAAGGATCCATCTCCACGCATTGCTAGCCTTGGTCGACGGGTACTGGCCATTATAGGGATTGAACAAGTGTTGGCCAAACCTGTAAAAACCACTGGTAGCAGCCTACGACCTGGTGAACCTGCTACAGCAACTCCTTTTGCTGGATTGGCTCGTTCATCCTCATGGTTTGATATGAATGGAG GTCATATGCCATTAACCTTTCGAACCCCTCCTGTTAGCCCTCCTCGACCAAGTTACTTAACAGGAATGCGGAGAGTATGCTCCTTAGAGTTCAGGCCTAATTTAATGAGTTCTCCGGATTCTGGATTAGCTGACCCACTTATAGGTTCTGCGGGATCTACTAGTGCTTCAGAACGTAGTTTTCTTCCACAATCAACTATCTATAATTGGAGTTGTGGGCATTTTTCAAAGCCGCTTCTTACTGTGGGAGATGATAGTGAAGAAATACTAGCtagaagagaggagagagaaagatttGCTTTGGAGCATATAGCCAAATGCCAGCATTCTT CTGTAAGCAAGTTTAGCAATCAGATCGCTAGCTGGGATACCAAGTTTGAAACTGGTACTAAAACAATACTGCTCCAACCATTCTCTCCCATTGTGATTGCTGCAGACGAGAATGAACGGATCAG AGTATGGAATTATGAGGAGGCTAGCCCTCTCAACAGCTTTGATAATCATGATTTTCCCGATAAAGGAATTTCTAAACTCTGCCTTGTGAATGAGCTTGATGACAGCTTGCTGCTTGCTGCTTCTT CTGATGGAAGCATTCGGATCTGGAAAGATTACACTTCAAGGGGTACACAGAAGCTTGTTACGGCATTCTCTTCAATTCAAGGTCACAAACCTGGTGTGCGAAGTTTGAATGCTGTTGTAGATTGGCAGCAACAATCTGGATATCTG TATGCTTCTGGTGAAGTATCATCCATCATGCTTTGGGATCTTGATAAGGAGCAACTTGTTAATACTATTCCTACATCTTCAGATTGCAGTATCTCAGCAATG TCTGCTTCTCAAGTTCATGGGGGTCAACTTGCAGCTGGTTTTGTGGATGGTTCTGTCAGACTCTATGATGTTCGAACACCTGAAAT GCTTGTCTGCACAACGCAGCCGCATATTCATAAGGTAGAACGAGTGGTGGGGATTGGCTTTCAACCTGGGCTTGATCCGGCCAAG ATTGTCAGTGCTTCTCAAGCTGGTGATATTCAGTTCCTTGATATCAGAAGTAGTAGGGATGCCTACCTCACAATCGAAGCTCACAGGGGCTCCCTTACGGCCTTAGCTGTGCATAGACATGCTCCTATAATAGCTAGTGGCTCAGCCAAACAGCTCATTAAAGTCTTTAGTTTAGAGGGTGATCAGCTTGGTACGATAAGATACTACCCAACCTTCATGGCCCAGAAAATTGGTTCTGTTAGCTCTCTAACTTTCCATCCATATGAGGTGCTGCTTGCAGCTGGTGCTGCTGATGCTTATGTTTCTATCTATGCGGATGACAACTCTCAAGCTAGATGA